One stretch of Halobacillus litoralis DNA includes these proteins:
- a CDS encoding sigma-70 family RNA polymerase sigma factor: MEKEKLEKDEDILNESIEEVMNYIIDEYGEEIKRLIFTYVKDYASTDDMFQEFLIKVYKKISSFKREAKLRSWLYRIAINTCKDYLRSPINRLLALNDTLFSEKEKSAEEMVILKENNVRLAEVVLSLPIKYREILVLRFYQSFSIQQISEALNMKESTVKTRISRGKSKLRQKLGGDINE; this comes from the coding sequence TTGGAAAAAGAAAAGTTAGAGAAGGATGAAGATATTCTCAATGAATCGATCGAAGAGGTAATGAATTATATCATTGATGAGTATGGTGAAGAGATAAAGCGTCTTATTTTTACATATGTGAAGGATTATGCTAGCACAGATGACATGTTTCAGGAATTTTTGATAAAGGTTTATAAAAAAATCAGTAGTTTTAAAAGGGAAGCAAAATTAAGATCTTGGCTTTATCGAATTGCTATTAACACTTGTAAAGATTATTTGCGTTCCCCCATAAATCGCTTACTTGCCTTGAATGACACTCTATTTTCTGAAAAGGAGAAGTCTGCAGAGGAAATGGTAATTCTAAAGGAAAATAACGTTCGTCTTGCGGAGGTTGTTCTTTCACTCCCCATTAAATATCGAGAAATTTTAGTATTACGATTTTATCAATCATTTAGTATTCAACAAATTAGTGAAGCTCTAAATATGAAAGAGTCAACAGTTAAGACAAGAATCTCTAGAGGAAAGTCTAAACTCCGACAGAAACTGGGGGGAGATATAAATGAATAA